One Thermoplasmata archaeon DNA segment encodes these proteins:
- the glgA gene encoding glycogen synthase: MKATVFTWEYPPNIYGGAGVHAKYITGSLAKLIEVEVRTIEEGPPPNIPGVRVRRYRPTLHGLGPPDPRVAKALEIFSFNANMVADPIDADVVHTHTWYTNFAGALAKRIYGCRLVATVHSLEPLRPWKREQLGAGYELSSWMEKEGLEACDAVVAVSREMKRDILKCYDIPASRVAVIHNGVDPQKYRPRDGSRSVSNFGIRTPFVLFVGRLSRQKGVFDLLEAMDHVPEDTTLVLVTGKPDTPAIEEELRSALSGKGHVVWIPEMLQDPDLVGLYNEAAVFACPSIYEPFGIINLEAMACETPVVATRVGGIKEVVVDKETGFLVPPGDPVRLGRAISRLLEDPPLAARMGKEGRRRVLEHFTWDRIAAKTLELYRSLT, encoded by the coding sequence ATGAAGGCCACTGTCTTCACCTGGGAATACCCGCCCAACATCTACGGCGGGGCCGGCGTCCATGCGAAATACATCACGGGCTCCCTGGCGAAGCTCATCGAGGTGGAGGTGCGGACCATCGAGGAGGGGCCGCCGCCCAACATCCCTGGGGTGCGCGTCCGACGCTACCGCCCGACCCTCCACGGCCTGGGTCCTCCCGACCCGCGGGTCGCGAAGGCTCTCGAGATCTTCTCCTTCAACGCGAACATGGTGGCGGACCCGATTGATGCCGATGTGGTTCACACCCACACCTGGTACACGAACTTCGCGGGCGCCCTCGCCAAACGCATCTATGGCTGTCGACTCGTGGCCACTGTCCATTCCCTCGAGCCCCTGCGGCCCTGGAAGCGAGAGCAGCTCGGGGCGGGCTACGAACTGAGCTCGTGGATGGAGAAGGAAGGCCTTGAGGCGTGTGACGCCGTCGTGGCCGTGTCCCGGGAGATGAAACGGGACATCCTGAAATGCTACGACATCCCGGCCTCTCGAGTCGCCGTGATCCACAACGGCGTCGATCCGCAGAAGTACCGCCCGCGGGACGGGAGCCGGTCCGTCTCGAATTTCGGAATCCGGACGCCCTTCGTCCTGTTCGTCGGCCGGCTCTCCCGGCAGAAGGGGGTGTTCGACCTCCTGGAGGCCATGGACCATGTGCCCGAGGATACGACCCTCGTCCTCGTGACCGGGAAGCCCGACACCCCGGCAATCGAGGAGGAGCTCCGCAGCGCCCTCTCCGGCAAGGGGCATGTGGTCTGGATTCCGGAGATGCTCCAGGATCCTGATCTCGTGGGCCTGTACAACGAGGCGGCCGTGTTCGCCTGCCCTTCGATCTACGAGCCCTTCGGGATCATCAATCTCGAAGCCATGGCCTGCGAGACGCCCGTGGTCGCGACGCGGGTAGGCGGCATCAAGGAAGTCGTCGTCGACAAGGAGACGGGGTTCCTCGTGCCTCCCGGCGATCCCGTGAGGCTCGGACGCGCGATCTCGAGGCTCCTTGAAGATCCCCCGCTCGCCGCCCGAATGGGGAAGGAAGGTCGCCGCCGCGTCCTGGAACACTTCACCTGGGACCGGATTGCGGCGAAGACCCTCGAGCTGTACCGGTCGCTGACGTGA